From the genome of Lotus japonicus ecotype B-129 chromosome 6, LjGifu_v1.2, one region includes:
- the LOC130724916 gene encoding photosystem II CP43 reaction center protein, whose amino-acid sequence MGETVLPHLATLGWGVGPGGEVIDTFPYFVSGVLHLISSAVLGFGGIYHALLGPETLEESFPFFGYVWKDRNKMTTILGIHLILLGIGAFLLVFKASYFGGIYDTWAPGGGDVRKITNLTLSPSIIFGYLLKSPFGGEGWIVSVDDLEDIIGGHVWLGSICILGGIWHILTKPFAWARRALVWSGEAYLSYSLAALSVFGFIACCFVWFNNTAYPSEFYGPTGPEASQAQAFTFLVRDQRLGANVGSAQGPTGLGKYLMRSPTGEVIFGGETMRFWDLRAPWLEPLRGPNGLDLSRLKKDIQPWQERRFAEYMTHAPLGSLNSVGGVATEINAVNYVSPRSWLATSHFVLGFFLFVGHLWHAGRARAAAAGFEKGIDRDFEPVLSMTPLN is encoded by the exons atgggggaaaccg TACTTCCCCATCTAGCTACTCTAGGTTGGGGGGTCGGTCCTGGGGGAGAGGTTATAGACACCTTCCCATACTTTGTTTCTGGAGTACTTCACTTAATTTCCTCTGCGGTATTAGGATTTGGCGGTATTTATCATGCACTTCTGGGACCTGAGACTCTTGAAGAATCTTTTCCATTTTTCGGTTATGTATggaaagatagaaataaaatgaCTACCATTTTGGGTATTCACTTAATCTTGTTAGGTATAGGGGCTTTTCTTCTAGTATTCAAGGCTTCTTATTTTGGGGGTATATATGATACTTGGGCTCCCGGGGGAGGAGATGTAAGAAAAATTACCAATTTGACCCTTAGTCCAAGTATTATATTTGGTTATTTACTAAAATCACCTTTTGGGGGAGAGGGGTGGATTGTTAGTGTGGACGATTTGGAAGACATAATTGGGGGACATGTATGGTTGGGTTCCATTTGTATACTTGGTGGAATCTGGCATATTTTAACAAAACCCTTTGCATGGGCTCGGCGTGCACTAGTATGGTCTGGAGAAGCTTACTTGTCTTATAGTTTAGCAGCTTTATCCGTTTTTGGTTTTATTGCTTGTTGCTTTGTCTGGTTTAATAATACCGCTTATCCTAGTGAGTTTTATGGACCCACTGGACCAGAAGCTTCTCAAGCTCAAGCATTTACTTTTCTAGTTAGAGACCAGCGTCTTGGGGCTAATGTAGGATCCGCTCAAGGGCCTACCGGTTTAGGTAAATACCTAATGCGTTCTCCGACCGGAGAAGTCATTTTTGGAGGAGAAACTATGCGGTTTTGGGATCTTCGTGCTCCTTGGTTGGAACCTCTAAGGGGTCCAAATGGTTTGGACTTGAGTAGACTCAAAAAAGACATACAGCCTTGGCAAGAACGTCGTTTCGCGGAATATATGACTCACGCTCCTTTAGGTTCCTTAAATTCCGTGGGGGGTGTAGCTACGGAGATCAATGCAGTCAATTACGTTTCTCCTAGAAGTTGGTTAGCTACTTCTCACTTTGTTCTAGGATTCTTTCTATTCGTGGGTCATTTATGGCACGCTGGAAGAGCTCGCGCAGCTGCCGCGGGATTTGAAAAAGGAATTGATCGAGATTTTGAACCTGTTCTTTCCATGACTCCACTTAATTGA